The DNA region CACGGGCGGCACCTCCTCTCGTCAGCACGGTCCACTCCCCGTCGCGTACGGAAGGTTGTGCGGCATATCGCCGACGTTCACTCGTAAGTGGGAGTGCAACCTTGCGCGTTAACGGGTGCGGGGAGACAACACCCCCACAACGAGCGGCAAGCCACTCGGGTTACGGACTCACGATGATGTGACCGCATGCATGCGAGACGTCACACTGCGGTGAAGTGATGGGCGCCGCGCGCCTCTTGGCCTCGGGGGCGCTTGGCCGTACGGACGTCTCGGTCGTACGGACGGCGTGATCGTACGGACTTCTCGGTCGCGTGACGTCTCGGTCGTACGGACGTCTCGGTCGTACGGGCCTCTTCGCCCTACGGGGTGTCGTTGCCGTACGGGTCTCTTCGTACGGACCGCTTCGCCGCACGGCCCCCGTCCTGCTGGTCAATTCGCCCCGCACGCCTGCCCGTTCAGCACGCCCCTCCCGGCGCCGACTCGCGGGTTCAGCGCGCGTCCTGGGGCAGCAGCCGGGCCAGGGTGCGCACAGCGCGGTACTGAAGGGTCTTGATCGCGCCCTCGTTCTTCCCCATGGCGCGTGCCGTCTCGGCGACGGACAGGCCATGGAGGAAGCGGAGCGTGACGCACTCCTGCTGCTGAGGGTTGAGCCTTCGTACGGCGTCGAGGAGTGCCGCGTTGGAGAGGGACTCCAGCACCGACTCCTCGGGGCTGCGCTCGACTTCGTTGGCGTCGAGCATCTCCCCGGTGGTCACCTCCAGCCGGAAACGGCTCGACTTGAAGTGGTCGGCGACCAGGTTGCGCGCGATGGTGACCAGCCATGCGCCGAAGTCGCGGCCCTGCCAGGTGAAGGTGCCGATGCGGCGCAGTGCCCGGAGGAACGTCTCGCTTGTGAGGTCCTCGGCGGTCGCCTTCCCGCCCACCCGGTAGTAGATGTAGCGGTACACCGTGTCGCTGTACTGGTCGTAGAGGCGGCCGAAGGCGTCGGCCTCGCCCGACTGGGCACGCTCCACGAGATCCATCATGCGGCGGCTGTCGGTGTCCGTGGCGACGGGACGTGCGCGCCGTGCGGTGGAGGTGCCCGAACTGCCCGACGCGGAGCTGCGGATGCGCCGCCCGATCCCGCCTGAGGACGTCGTGCTCCCGACCGCGGAAGCGGCAGCGGACGCCACGGAGGGCGACCCGGGCGCGAACGGCGAGGACGAAGAGGACGGCGAGGACGGGAGAGCCGCAGAGGGCGAGGGGGACGGCGTATACGGAGAAGAGGGGGACGTGGGGTTGGGGGACGTAGTGGGGACGGGGGCGTTGACAGGGACAGCAGGGGCAGGGACGGGCGCGGCGGGGACCGCGCGGCCCACGGCGCCGGTCGCGGCGCGGTGGGCGAGTGCGTAGCGGGCGCCGGCGGGGACGGGCACGGCTGAGGCGAGGGCGGGGGCGTACGCGTGGGGGACAACAGCGCGCAGCCGACCGAGTGCCGCAACGACCGTGCTGCGCAGCGTAGCCAGGCCCGAGGCGTCAACCCCGACGTGTGGGTACACGGGACTCCCAGAGGCAGAGCTTCCATCACGTGCAGTACGGGACCGTTCGACCCGGAAGGGACGTGTGGGTACCGATTGCGTCTGAGGAGAATAACGCTTCGTAAAGGCCGTGCTACGCGTAGTTGCTGAAATCGCCGGTTGCGTCTGATCTGTTACGGATTGCTGGCTGCTATTGCACCGACTGTGATCGGGGCAACGACCGTTTGCTGGTCACAACTTGTCGTTGGAGTTACGACTTGTGCCCAGGTGTCCGAAGCGTCACTGGCGGGAGCGAGATCGCCCGACAGGCCGGAAATCGACAGCGTTCAACTACCGCGCTGTGTGCGGTGCCACGGCGTGTCGGCGCGTATCCGCCGGGGATGGCAAGCCCTTCCGTCCTAGCGGCGGCGGCGCTGAATGGCCACCGCGGCGGCGGCTCCACCGGCCACGGCGCCCACTCCCGCCGCGGCCGGGATGCCCACCTTCGCCGCCTTCCGTCCGGTCCGGTAGTCCCGTAGCCGCCAGCCCATTTCGCGTGCGTGGCCGCGAAGCCTGCTGTCAGGATTGATCGCATACGGATATCCGACGAGCGAGAGCATCGGAATGTCGTTCGCGGAGTCGCTGTAGGCGGCGCAGCGTTCCAGCTCCAGGTCCTCCGCCGCGGCCAGCGCCCGTACGGCCTCCGCCTTGGCCGGGCCGTGCAGCGGCTCTCCCACCAACCGGCCCGTGTAGACGCCGTCGACGGACTCCGCGACGGTGCCGAGCGCGCCGGTCAGGCCGAGCCGTCTGGCGATGATCGTCGCCGTCTCCACGGGCGCGGCCGTCACCAGCCACACCTTCTGGCCCGCGTCGAGGTGGGCCTGTGCGAGTGCGCGGGTGCCGGGCCAGATCCGTCCGGCCATGTACTCGTCGTAGATCTCCTCGCCGATCGCGGTGAGTTCGGAGACCCGGTGCCCCTGGACGATGGACAGGGCGCTGGAGCGTACGTCCGCCATGTGACCGGCGTTCTCGTTGCCCGCGAGGCGGAACCAGGTCTGCTGCCAGGCGAACCGGGCCAGTTCGCGCTTGTCGAAGAAGTCCCGCTTGTACAGGCCGCGGCCGAAGTGGAAGAGCGCGGCGCCCTGCATGACGGTGTTGTCGAGGTCGAAGAAGGCCGCCGCGCGGGTGTCGCCCGCGACCGGGAACGCGGCCTCCTCGTCCGGGAGTTCCTCCACTTCCTGCGCGGCCGCGAACACGCCCTGCTGAAGCTCCTCCGCCTGCCGCAGCTGAAGTTCCCGCTTGCGCGCCGCGTCGGCCGACGCCTC from Streptomyces marispadix includes:
- a CDS encoding ECF subfamily RNA polymerase sigma factor, BldN family → MYPHVGVDASGLATLRSTVVAALGRLRAVVPHAYAPALASAVPVPAGARYALAHRAATGAVGRAVPAAPVPAPAVPVNAPVPTTSPNPTSPSSPYTPSPSPSAALPSSPSSSSSPFAPGSPSVASAAASAVGSTTSSGGIGRRIRSSASGSSGTSTARRARPVATDTDSRRMMDLVERAQSGEADAFGRLYDQYSDTVYRYIYYRVGGKATAEDLTSETFLRALRRIGTFTWQGRDFGAWLVTIARNLVADHFKSSRFRLEVTTGEMLDANEVERSPEESVLESLSNAALLDAVRRLNPQQQECVTLRFLHGLSVAETARAMGKNEGAIKTLQYRAVRTLARLLPQDAR
- a CDS encoding HAD family hydrolase, which gives rise to MSTRSSRSFRTSPRHAWSWIARRGRSATARSVLAGEASADAARKRELQLRQAEELQQGVFAAAQEVEELPDEEAAFPVAGDTRAAAFFDLDNTVMQGAALFHFGRGLYKRDFFDKRELARFAWQQTWFRLAGNENAGHMADVRSSALSIVQGHRVSELTAIGEEIYDEYMAGRIWPGTRALAQAHLDAGQKVWLVTAAPVETATIIARRLGLTGALGTVAESVDGVYTGRLVGEPLHGPAKAEAVRALAAAEDLELERCAAYSDSANDIPMLSLVGYPYAINPDSRLRGHAREMGWRLRDYRTGRKAAKVGIPAAAGVGAVAGGAAAAVAIQRRRR